The nucleotide window ATCGACGGAACTGTACACGTCGCGGTGCACGCGGTGAATGAGGAGGATGTGCCGGTCGATATACGTCTGGTAACGGACTTCGGTAATAAGAAATTTTCGAAAGTCCAACCAGGGGAAGCGGTCTACAACCTCTTCGATACTGGTTCGGCCGAAATTCCAGCAGGAAGCGCCACCGCAAATGGCTATAAGTGGGTCGACGGGCAGGGCTACTACACCTCCCATGTCGCCGCCTACGAGGCTCTGACGCTTCCCGAAGGCGAGCCCGAAGGTCTCACCTACGAGGCTAAGAAGCGAGACCTCAAAGCTAATAATCGAGGAGGCATCGACGGCCTGGAACGCAGGCCCATGGTTCGAGGCCAGCAGACTACACTTACGGCTTCTGGCTTCGCACCGGGTGAGTGGGTCTGGGGGAGCGTTGTCACCCGCGGTGTTGACCTCGGCTTCGTGCGTGCGGACGAGAATGGCGCAATAGAGTTGGCCTTCATCGTACCCAATTATCTCCGAAACGGATCGAACCAGCTAGCCATGACCGGACAAGACGGCGGACGCATCCTGTGGGAGAAGTTCGTTGTCAAACCGGAAAGAGGAAAACGCTAACTGGTGCGCTCCACCGAGATCGACGGTAAATGAAAGGCAGCTCCGGACACAACGTCCAGGGCTGCCTTTCGATGTCACGACGAAATTGCCCCAACGTGAAGTACTGCAGAGCTCCATCCGTTCCCAAGGGCAGCGGCAGCATTATCGGGCCAATGTTCGATTCCGAACATGACGTCGATAAGGTGCAGGTGCCAGACCGCAGGCCCGTGAGATCAGCGAGATCGCCTTAACTCATCGGCGAAGCGGTAGTCGCTGGCGCGCCCAAAAAACGGACTATCTCGGGTGAGGCGCTCAGATCGTACGGGTAACAGAGCACTGAAAGGACCGCGAGGAACGTCTGCTGAGGTTTGAGTGCCTTGAAGAGTAGGGCAGCTGTCACGATCGAGAGGATACTCACTGCATGCGCCCGCCAGATCGTATCAACGTGGTCCCGTGCGCGGTATGGCAGACGGGCGGCGCCGTCCTCGTTGTGGGCGGCCATCCGCATGCTTACGAGAAACGCAAGGGACTCGTCCGGCCTTCTGCACGCCCAGGCAAAATAGGGGCTGCGACAAGTGGACCGTTACACCACGTTGAATCGAGGATCCAATAAGTGGTCGCCCGCTGATCCTCCGGTAATGCAGGTGATAGAGGAGGTGGGCTTCATCGCCTGGGACGAAACTTGATGGAGGCCAGGCGGCACTGGGACTGTAGCCCTAGTGCCGCCTCCTGCCAGCAGGCTAGTACACGGAAGCTTTACGGGAGGTGTTGTTGATCCCGGCTGGATGATAGAGCAACTGCTGCCCCCACCAGGTCAACTGGGCCGGGTCAAAGTTGCGGACAATGTCGAGCGTCTCGTCGCCGCCACTGTTACCGGAGTACGACCATCCGATGTAGCCGACGCCGCGTTCCTGGGCAGCGGTCATGATCGCTCCCTCATTGACGTTCTGGCCGCCTTGTTCATGCCCAAACTCGCCTATGACGATCGGCCACTTGTTCCAGCGAATAAAGTGATCAAGATACTCTGCGATCTTGCCTGCATCCTGGTAAACCCCATACATGTGCACCGAAAGCATGGTATTTCGAAGCGGGTCGGCTTGCAGGACAAGGCCGCCATCCTCCTTCATCGTGTTAGTCCAGTCTTGCCCCCAATTGGGTGCGTCGACCATCAGCGTGTGAGTGAAACCGGCGGCCCGCATTGCCTTTACGGCAGAGACCGAATCCTTGGTCCAGTTGTAAACCTTATTACTGCCCTGATTTCCATACGCTTCGTTACCGATGTTGATAATCACGTACCGTTCTTGCCCTTTGAGAATGCCGACCATACTCTTCCAGTAGTCGACGGCGCGGGAAAGGGTCGCCGCGCCAGCTGGGGCGTTTCCGTCGGTGTCGCCATATCCTGTGGTGTCGTGTACTTCCAGCACGCACACAAGCTTGTGTGTTTTGCACTGATTCACCGCTTGCTGCACCTGTGTCGTTGTGGTCCGGTTGAACACGTCCCCATTCGAGAGGACTACCCGGATGGTGTTCGCGCCGAGGTTCGAGATTTCTTCGAAAGCTCCGGTTTCCCAAGGGAACCATGCATGTGGGTGATTGATTCCACGCATCACGAACTCCGCACCGTTCGCGTCGTATAACCGGCCGTTGCTGATGTAGAAACCGGATGCCGCGTTCGCTGGAACGGGCAAGCCTATGAGGAGGAAAAGGCTAACAACTACTAGGGTGATACCTCTTCGGAATGGTTGCACCGCAGGACTCCTTCGTCTATGAAGAGTGAGACATGAAATACATCTCATTCCTTAATTAACTTACGGAAGTTAGCCGGAAGATCAAGAGCTGAGCCTACTATTCGATAGGACGCTCCAATCTGGGCTGGGCTGTCGTCCCCCGCTGAATGATCGTCACCCTCGGTGCTTGGATTTCTACAGCCGGAGCTCCAGCTATAGCTTCCAGGACCGCGGCGCCCGCCAGTTCACCTATCGCAAGCACATCATGACTCATTGCCGACAGCGGAGGTTCCGAGAGCTCGCACAGTGCCGAATCATCCCAAGCCAGCAGAGAGAGGTCCTTGGGAATGTTTAGTCCCGACTCCTGTGCAGCTCTCAATCCTCCAAGGGTCATAAGATCATTGTCGAAGATGATGGCAGTGGGTGCGGATTCACCGATCAAGGCAGCAGTCCCGCGGTATCCAGCTTCCTCCGAATAATCCCCGGAACACGAACTGTATTGCATCCCGAGTTCCTCGCAACTGTGTCGCAGGGACTCCTCGCGGATCCGCGAATGAGCCATTTCCGGCGGCCCGCCAACATGCCCCAGACATCGGTGGCCTAAGCCTTGAAGTAGGTTTACCGCGTCCCGCATTGCGGCATCGTCCTCAGTCCAAATGGAGGTCAACTTATCAGCTGATGCAGGATCGCTAATTGCCACCGCTGGCAGGCCCAGTTCTCGCACCTTCCGCAGCCGCATGTCATCTGGTAAAAGATCCACAAGAATCACGGCGTCGACATGTCCTTCGATCCTCCACCGTTCGTAGGTCCGAAGCTCAGCGTCCATATCAGGCAGTATTTGCAGCAGCACCGAATAGTTAGAAGAGCGCATCGCCACCTCAAGCCCGGCTATGAACTCATGGTAAAAAGGTTCGGCGCGGAGAATTTCGGATGTGCGCCTCAGCGACAATCCGATTGACTTGCTCCTTGTGACATCACGATCATGTGGGTCAGATTTTGTGTGCAACGATGCTCCAGGGGTCTTGAAGGCCGAGGACGAGCCACAAAAGGGGGCACTTGGGCGCTCACCCACATAATCGCATATAAGCTACCTGAACATTCAGGTCGAACGGAACCAAACAGTGGCACGATACGAGAACCCCAGCTCAGGGCCGGGCAGCCGGGCCTTAATCATGGACTTGATTCGATCTGCTGGAAGCATCAGCCGAGCCGAACTCACCTCTCTGACTGGGCTCACCCAGCCTGCGATCTCGACCATCGTGAAGAAGTTGCTCAACGACGACCTAATCCGAGAGGTAGGGCACTCCGACTCAACTGGAGGCAAACGTCCCCGCCTTCTAGCAATGAACTCAGTCGCTCGTTTCGGTGTCGGCATGCAACTGGGACCCCAAGGTCTGCTTTGGACGGCGACTAATATGCGCGGCGGAATCCTCGGGCGAAAACGCACTCCCGAAACTCCACCTCATGACCCGAAGCTCATGGTCGCTCGTGTTGCCCACGAATATAAGGCTTTCCTCGCTGCCCTCCGTCTACCGGACAGCGCGAGTGCAGGACTGGCACTGGTCGGTCCAGGACCAATCGATCAAACTGATGGCTCGTTCAAGAGCACGCAAACACCGGAAACCTGGAGTCGCTTCGACATGGCTAAGCCATTGATTGCGGAACTTGAGATACCTGTTCGGGTTGAGAATGATGCGAATTCGGCGGCACTCGGCGAGTTCTGGTCGAGGCAAATCTCACGTGCGAGAACATTTGCGTGCATTTACATGAATCTTGGAATCGGCGCGGGCGTCGTAGTCGATGGAGCGCTTTACCGCGGCGCCAGTTCAAATGCCACCGAGCTCGGCCACATCTCGCTGGACCCCACTGGCGTGAGTTGTTTCTGTGGCAACCATGGTTGCGTCGAACGCTATGCAGCACCGGATGCGATACTAGGCCAAGCTCACCAGAATGAAGAGTTGAAGGAGCAACTTGCCGCTGCAGCTGGGACACTGGACACTATGGGCCAATTCGATTATTTGGCGCGCTTAGCAGTACGCGGAAACGACACCGCGGCGACACTCATAGACGTC belongs to Arthrobacter tumbae and includes:
- a CDS encoding cellulase family glycosylhydrolase encodes the protein MQPFRRGITLVVVSLFLLIGLPVPANAASGFYISNGRLYDANGAEFVMRGINHPHAWFPWETGAFEEISNLGANTIRVVLSNGDVFNRTTTTQVQQAVNQCKTHKLVCVLEVHDTTGYGDTDGNAPAGAATLSRAVDYWKSMVGILKGQERYVIINIGNEAYGNQGSNKVYNWTKDSVSAVKAMRAAGFTHTLMVDAPNWGQDWTNTMKEDGGLVLQADPLRNTMLSVHMYGVYQDAGKIAEYLDHFIRWNKWPIVIGEFGHEQGGQNVNEGAIMTAAQERGVGYIGWSYSGNSGGDETLDIVRNFDPAQLTWWGQQLLYHPAGINNTSRKASVY
- a CDS encoding LacI family DNA-binding transcriptional regulator, translating into MHTKSDPHDRDVTRSKSIGLSLRRTSEILRAEPFYHEFIAGLEVAMRSSNYSVLLQILPDMDAELRTYERWRIEGHVDAVILVDLLPDDMRLRKVRELGLPAVAISDPASADKLTSIWTEDDAAMRDAVNLLQGLGHRCLGHVGGPPEMAHSRIREESLRHSCEELGMQYSSCSGDYSEEAGYRGTAALIGESAPTAIIFDNDLMTLGGLRAAQESGLNIPKDLSLLAWDDSALCELSEPPLSAMSHDVLAIGELAGAAVLEAIAGAPAVEIQAPRVTIIQRGTTAQPRLERPIE
- a CDS encoding ROK family protein produces the protein MNSVARFGVGMQLGPQGLLWTATNMRGGILGRKRTPETPPHDPKLMVARVAHEYKAFLAALRLPDSASAGLALVGPGPIDQTDGSFKSTQTPETWSRFDMAKPLIAELEIPVRVENDANSAALGEFWSRQISRARTFACIYMNLGIGAGVVVDGALYRGASSNATELGHISLDPTGVSCFCGNHGCVERYAAPDAILGQAHQNEELKEQLAAAAGTLDTMGQFDYLARLAVRGNDTAATLIDVSATRLTHAALTLTNLFDLDHIVLAGPGFAVAGATFVSRLRSQLVASAFARHSHTITVELSSNPRDSAAIGAAALMLQSSVSPHRGTSKP